In Thermospira aquatica, the following proteins share a genomic window:
- a CDS encoding shikimate kinase — MKIVLIGYRGSGKTTIGKHLATALNVPFIDTDHLIVSQAGMSIPEIFHKEGESGFRLRESRALKEALMLGRGVISTGGGIVLRPENRILIRTADLVVYLTAPVSILAERIRGDKNRPALTNLSLEEEIHTLLKERSPLYEELADLKIDTSTIDVNQAVAIILKKTQRKDLCNEALPS, encoded by the coding sequence ATGAAAATCGTTCTCATAGGCTACCGTGGGAGTGGCAAAACCACCATAGGAAAACACCTCGCTACAGCTCTGAACGTTCCCTTTATCGATACGGATCATCTCATAGTCAGTCAGGCTGGTATGAGTATCCCGGAAATATTTCACAAAGAGGGAGAATCTGGATTTCGTCTACGAGAAAGTCGTGCGCTCAAAGAAGCCCTTATGTTAGGTAGAGGCGTAATCTCTACCGGCGGAGGGATTGTCCTCAGACCAGAAAATCGGATCCTGATTCGAACAGCCGATCTTGTTGTTTATCTCACCGCACCTGTGAGTATTCTTGCTGAACGTATCCGTGGAGACAAAAACCGCCCGGCTCTCACCAACCTCTCCCTCGAAGAGGAAATTCACACCCTCCTCAAAGAGAGATCTCCCCTCTATGAAGAGCTCGCTGATTTAAAGATTGATACATCCACAATCGATGTTAATCAAGCCGTAGCAATCATCCTCAAAAAAACTCAAAGGAAAGATTTATGCAACGAAGCTTTGCCATCCTGA
- a CDS encoding FtsB family cell division protein has protein sequence MKRRLVYLVVNVIAFTIIINFFFGNGGVSELINEKAKLSRLQNETDKKELALLTEQADLLSEKSRKNIDEYLLRHGYIPENTVVFRFVKPPQSPEKPRSTDLLSRLYAVFFILTFSLLLGEIFIYFITKGEPQL, from the coding sequence ATGAAGCGACGACTCGTTTATCTTGTAGTGAATGTTATCGCTTTTACTATCATCATCAACTTCTTCTTTGGAAATGGTGGGGTAAGTGAGCTCATAAATGAAAAGGCAAAACTTTCCCGTTTACAGAATGAAACAGACAAAAAAGAGTTAGCCCTCCTGACTGAACAAGCCGATTTACTCTCCGAAAAATCGAGAAAAAATATTGATGAGTACCTCCTCCGTCACGGGTATATCCCGGAAAATACGGTCGTCTTTCGTTTTGTAAAACCTCCCCAGTCACCTGAAAAACCAAGAAGCACCGATCTTCTCAGCCGGTTGTATGCAGTATTTTTCATCCTTACGTTCTCCCTTTTGCTGGGTGAGATTTTTATTTATTTTATTACTAAAGGAGAACCCCAGTTATGA
- a CDS encoding glutaredoxin family protein: protein MEPKIVIFTTPTCVFCKKAKEYFQSRRLKFKEIDVSRDPAAAQDMVRRSGQMGVPVILINNHVVVGFNVSQIERLLSVH, encoded by the coding sequence ATGGAACCCAAGATTGTGATTTTCACCACGCCAACGTGTGTTTTCTGCAAAAAAGCCAAGGAATACTTTCAAAGCCGCCGTTTAAAGTTCAAGGAGATTGATGTATCGCGCGATCCCGCTGCCGCTCAGGATATGGTACGGAGATCTGGACAGATGGGAGTCCCCGTTATTCTCATCAACAATCATGTGGTAGTAGGATTTAACGTATCTCAGATTGAGCGTCTCCTCTCTGTTCATTAG
- a CDS encoding flagellar basal body P-ring protein FlgI, translating into MKKVVFLLVVSMAWLWAEPVELKYIVSVEGLSFNPLIGYGIVIGLKGTGDSEGGSQTKEFLARIANHFGIQANIEKFKPKNAAVVMVMADVPPFAQTGNRLDVRVASVFDAKSLEGGELVVTPLLGGDNEMYAVASGKLVVDSSSKSVSGTILQGAIVQKPIPQTWLQTDRSVILHLDPNYSFDAMMAVEKMLQRDFSDTEYTLENYTIKIKIPEGEQPSQWLGRLLAKKVDVPQVPSITIDSKTGMVVAGGDVVVTEAAVVYQGSQITIGSGGFSWGGSSSSQKGSAQVLPASTTIQELVTGLNQLGMSAQDVVKILQLLHKNGNIKARLQVL; encoded by the coding sequence ATGAAAAAAGTAGTTTTTCTCCTCGTTGTAAGCATGGCCTGGCTTTGGGCAGAACCTGTGGAGTTAAAGTATATTGTGAGTGTGGAGGGTTTGTCATTTAACCCTTTGATTGGCTATGGGATTGTTATCGGGTTAAAAGGGACGGGTGATAGTGAAGGTGGGTCTCAGACAAAGGAGTTTCTTGCCCGTATAGCGAACCATTTTGGCATTCAGGCAAATATAGAAAAATTTAAACCCAAGAATGCGGCTGTTGTGATGGTGATGGCTGATGTACCACCTTTTGCCCAGACGGGCAACCGTCTCGATGTTCGTGTCGCTTCAGTGTTTGATGCGAAATCCCTTGAGGGTGGAGAGCTGGTGGTCACGCCGCTGCTGGGTGGGGATAATGAGATGTATGCTGTGGCAAGTGGGAAACTCGTTGTGGATAGTTCCTCAAAGAGTGTGAGTGGAACGATTCTCCAGGGGGCTATTGTCCAGAAACCTATCCCTCAGACATGGCTTCAGACAGATAGAAGCGTGATTCTCCATCTGGATCCGAACTATTCGTTTGATGCGATGATGGCGGTGGAAAAAATGCTTCAGAGAGACTTTTCTGATACTGAGTATACGCTGGAAAATTATACGATAAAAATCAAGATTCCTGAAGGGGAACAGCCTTCTCAGTGGTTAGGGCGTCTCCTTGCCAAAAAGGTAGATGTTCCTCAGGTGCCAAGTATTACCATCGATAGCAAAACAGGGATGGTAGTGGCAGGAGGAGATGTTGTGGTTACCGAAGCGGCTGTAGTGTATCAGGGATCACAGATAACGATTGGGAGTGGAGGGTTTTCTTGGGGAGGAAGTTCTTCTTCTCAGAAGGGAAGTGCCCAGGTGCTTCCTGCGTCGACAACGATTCAGGAGCTGGTAACCGGGCTGAATCAACTGGGAATGAGCGCCCAGGATGTGGTAAAGATTCTTCAACTTCTTCACAAGAATGGGAATATCAAAGCAAGACTTCAGGTTTTGTAA